One Longimicrobium terrae genomic window, CCCACGTCGATACGGTAGCCGTCAAAGATGTCATCGCGCGTCTGCACCGCGCCGCCGGGCCGCGGCGCTCGCTCAAAGACGGCGACGCTGCGCCCGGCCTGCGCCAGGTACGCGGCGGCGATGAGCGCGTTGTGCCCCGAACCGACGACGGCGACGTCCAGAATCGACAAGCGAGTGCGTGAGTACGGGGTACGTTCGTGCGTGAGTGTCGCGATCCGGGGGATTTACCGCGTGCGAAGTCGGCTGTCAAAGGATTGTGAAGACTATCACGCGGGCCTGCATCCCCGGCGTTACCGAAGTCTTTCTACAGGAAGGGTATCATGCTCGCCCGGACGCGCCGGGCTCTCAGATGCTTTGTAACATCCGCACCGACGCTCTCGTGGTGAAATGTAACACCGGGAGATGCCCGACCGGATTGTTCCCCAAGTTGTGGGTGTGCAACAGTTTGGAGTGCCGACAGTCCGTGGCCGTATCAGTCTGCGTGGCTGACCAGGAACTCTGTAACGCGGGTCTCGGCTGCGAATAGTTGATTGTAACGCCGCTTTGGTGAGCGTCCCCGCCCCGCTTTGTCACGGCGCACGGCCCGTTCCTGCCGATCAGCCGCCGCGGAGGGCCGCGTGCAGCGCATCTTCCATCGTGGGGTGAAGATAGCGGAAGCCGAGCTCCTTCAGCCGGCGCGGTTCGGCGTTCTGGCTGCCGAGGAGCGTCTCGTCGGCCATTTCGCCGAAGAGGGCGCGCAGTGCGAACGCGGGTGTCGGGATCAGAGCGGGCCGGTGGACGGCGCGCCCCAGGGCGCGGGTGAAATCCTGGTTCCGCACGCTGGCGGCAATCGCGTTGATGGGCCCCTTGTACCGCGGATCGCGCAGCGACACCACGATCATTTCCACGGCGTCGTCAAGCGACAGCCAGGGCATCCACTGGCGGCCGGTGCCCACGGGTCCGCCCACGCCCATGCGAAAGGGGAGCAGCAGTTGCTTCAGGGCACCGCCGCGCGCGCTCAGCACCACGCCGAAGCGCAGCTTCACCACGCGGATCCCCGCCTCTTCCGCCAGCGACGACGCACCTTCCCACGCGCGGCCCACGTCGGCCAGAAATCCCTTTCCCGGCGCGGATGACTCATTCAGCGCCTCGTCGCCGCGGGCGCCGTAGATGCCGGTGGCGGCGGCCTGCACAAAGACCCGCGGCTGGCGGGTCATGTGCGCCGCCGCGTGCGCGATCAGGCGCGTGCCCTTTACGCGGCTGTCCATGATGCGGCGCTTCTTTTCGTCGTTCCACCGCGTGCCGACGTTCTCGCCGGCCAGGTGGACGATGGCATCCACCCCTTCCAGCGCGGCGGAATCGATAGTCTCCGCCTCAGGATCCCACGCCACGTCGCCGGGCCCGGCCCGGCCCCGCACCACGCGCACGACCGTGTGCCCGTCGCGTGTGAGCCGGTCCACCAGCGCCGATCCAATCAGCCCCGTGGCGCCGGTGACCGCAACCCGCATGGTGCCCGCCGCGGCGGGAGAAGTATCGCTCATGATCCGCTTCCAGTCAGGAGAAACCCGCTCCGTCCATCGTACGCACAACTCGTACTCCGCCCCCGAGTGATGGCCGTATCACCGCGCCAGCCCTCGCGGCGCGACTCTTCCCGTTCCCATCCCGTCGACCAGGCCCTATTCCCCATTCCCGATTCCCTATTCCCCATTCCCTGCCGTTCTCCCTTGCTTCGGATTTTCTTCACCCGTAACCTGTGTGCGCGTTCGCCCGCTGACCTGAACCGTATCCCGTGAAGCCTCGCACGCCTGACCTAGAGTCCTACTCCAGTGCCGTCGCCGGCGGGTTTGCCGGGCGATGGGCGCAGGGCGTGGCGCGCCGGTCGGCGGAGGCGAGCGATGCGGAGGTGGCGGCTTCCGGATGGTTCGTGGATGCATTCGCGGGGGCAGACCTGCAACGTGCGGCGCTCAGCGGCCGGTCCGTGCAGCCCGCCGCCGTCGCCGCCGTGCGCGCGATGGCGGGTGAAGCGGCAATGATGCGCATCGCGTTGG contains:
- a CDS encoding TIGR01777 family oxidoreductase is translated as MSDTSPAAAGTMRVAVTGATGLIGSALVDRLTRDGHTVVRVVRGRAGPGDVAWDPEAETIDSAALEGVDAIVHLAGENVGTRWNDEKKRRIMDSRVKGTRLIAHAAAHMTRQPRVFVQAAATGIYGARGDEALNESSAPGKGFLADVGRAWEGASSLAEEAGIRVVKLRFGVVLSARGGALKQLLLPFRMGVGGPVGTGRQWMPWLSLDDAVEMIVVSLRDPRYKGPINAIAASVRNQDFTRALGRAVHRPALIPTPAFALRALFGEMADETLLGSQNAEPRRLKELGFRYLHPTMEDALHAALRGG